In Erythrobacter sp. KY5, the DNA window ATCACAGGCGAGGTAGACTATCGCACGCCGATTTCAGAGACAGAGCAGTTCTATCAGGCGCTGCAACTGCGCGGCGTGCCCAGTGTGATGGTTCGCGTGCCGGACACCAATCACGGCATTGCCTCGCGGCCCTCGCTGCTGAATGCAAAGACCGACTACACTATCGCCTGGTTCGAAAGGTATCGGACCGACCGCGATGGGGAGGAATAATCAGTTTATCGATCAGGGAGGTGCTTCATTCCTCCCTCGACGCTAGCCATGGATGATTATGCGAGGGGGCCGTCGCATCCTTTCGCGCAACAGGGGACTATACTCATGAAGCCATTTCGTCGGCGCACGCTTGCGCTTGCCGCTGCACTTCTGACCTCGGCCGCTGCACCTGTGATGGCCGAGGAAGGGTTCTACCAATATCCCGCAGCGCGCGGCGACGTGCTGGTCTTTGCCAGCGAGGGCGACATCTGGCGCGCATCGCGAACCGGGGGGACCGCAGTTCGTCTCACCAACCACGAAGGTGAAGAGCGCAACCTTCATATCTCTCCCGACGGATCGATGGTCGCATTCAACGCAAGCTATGACAGCGGCGACGATATCTATGTAATGCCGGTCGCCGGCGGGCGTCCCGCTCGCCTGACATATGAAGGCGGCGGCGTCACGGTCGTGGGGTGGACGCCCGATGGACAGGTGATCTTCTCATCGCGGCTTCGTGGAAACGGTCAGGGCGAAGTGCTCCACACCATCGCGCCCACGGGCGGGCGGTGGAACGATATCCCGCTCTGGCGCGCCAACAGCGCGACCTATGGCTCTGACGGCACACTCTTCTTCAACCGCCGCGGCCTTTACGCCCGCGCACGCGACAATGCCGTCCTCTACCGTGGAGGCGGCATGGCGCAATTGTGGAGCTGGAAGCCCGGTTCAAGCGACGAAGCCACACAGCTTGTCGCCGATTTCGATGCGCCGATCCGCATGCCGATGGCGCATGGCGGGCGCATCTATTTCATCTCTGACAAGAGCGGCGCGGATGCGATCTGGTCTGTTGCCGAAGATGGCAGCGGCGTCACTCAACACAGCGAAGAATTTGCCTTCCCGGTTCTGCAAGCCGCAATCGATGGCCATGCGGTCTTCGTGCAGAACGGCGCGGACCTGCACGTCTTCTCGCTCGCCTCGAACACGCTTTCGACGCTTTCAATCGACCTTGTAACTGACCGTGAGCAGACGCGCCTTCGCACTCTGGACAATCCGATGGAGCAGGTTGAGGCAGCGCGTGTATCACCAACCGGCGATACTATCGCCGTGACCGCTCGCGGACAGGTGGCGCTCGCGTCTCCCCTCGCCCGGCGCCGGGTCGAATTCAACGTGCCCGATGGCGCACGCGCTCGAGAGGCCGTTACGGGTCCTGAGGGCGACAATCTGTTTCTGATTCTGGACCGGGGACAGACACGCGACCTTGTTCGCATGGATGCAGACGGATCTGGCGAACCGACCGTCATCACCGCAAACTATAATGCCCACATTTGGTCCTTCGTCGTTTCACCCGATGGCAAGACGCTGGTTGTCAGCGACAAGCAAGCCCGCCTGCAAAAGGTGGACGTCGCAAGCGGTGCCGTGACGCTGCTGGCGCAAAATAAGACGGGCAATGACAATGTTTTCTCAAACATCGTCTTTTCGCCCGACAGCAAGTTCATCGCCTATTCCGAAACCGGGCCAGAGCAGTTCTCCAACACTGCCAACATCCAGGTCCAGAACCTCGCCACAGGTGAGCGGGTGCAGGCAAGCTCCGGCAAGTTCAACGACTTTGCACCGGCGTTCTCTCCGGATGGGCAATGGCTCTATTTCATCTCGGAACGCAATTTCTCGCCTGAGCCCGGAAGCCCGTGGGGCGACCGCAATATGGGGGTTTCCTTTCCCGATCGCGGCGAGATCCACGCGCTCAAGCTCGACCCGGAAGCCGATTTCCCTTTCCGGGAAGACAACGAACTGACCCTTGCCGGCGAAGACGAGGATGAAGGCGAAGACAGCGAAAGTGAGGATGACAACGACGAGGACGAGGCAGAAGAGGACAAGAAGCCATCAGCCAATATCGTCCTCAATGGCCTCGCTGATCGGCTTTACAAGCTGCCGGTAAAAGCGGGTGCGGGCGGGATGTTGTTCGTTACCAAGTCCCATCTGTTCACGCGGATCGGCGATGAATGGGTTTCAATCGCCATCGACAAGAGCAATCCCGAGGTGGAAACCTTCTCCGCAAACGCTCTTGGCATTGAACTTTCTGCCGACCGGGAAACCCTCGCGGTTGCGCTTCCGGGGCCAAATGGCCCCCGAATCGCCCTTGTCCCTGCCGGTCCGAAAATGCCCGACAAGCTCGATGGCAAAATGGTTCGTCTGGACGATTGGAAGCTGACCATCGATCCGGTCTCGGAATGGCAGCAGATGTTCCACGATGCATGGCGTCTTCACCGCGATTTTGCCTACGATCCTTCTCTCCGAGGTATCGACTGGGAGGCGGTGCGCGACCAGCATGAGCCGTTGGTCAGTCGCATCGGACACCGGGCGGAGCTCAATACGATCCTTGGTCAGATGGCCTCGCAACTCGGCATTCTGCACAGTCAGGTGCGATCGGGCGACCTGCCTAGCGATGACGAAAACAGCGATATGGCGTTTCTGGGTGCAGAGTATTCGCCCGTTTCCAGTGGGCTCAGGATCGACCGCATCTATCAAGGTGATGCTGATCTCGTGTCGCTGCGACCGCCACTACGCCGCCCGGACGTCGATGTGCGCGAAGGGGACATTATCCGCCGTGTCGACGGGCGGAGCGTCGCATCGCTGGCCGATCTGAGGCTCGCGCTTGCTTCGAAGGCCGGACAGCAGGTCCGCCTCGACCTTACCCGCGGTTCGACCGAAGTCTCCGAGATCGTCTCACCCATGAATGCGCAAGGGCGCGCAATGGCCGAGTATTACGACTTCACCGAAGATCGAAAAGCGGCGGCAGAGCGCCTTTCTGGCGGCGACATCGGCTACCTGAAGCTGCGCGCCATGGGCAGCGGCGATATAGCCAGCTTTGCGCGCGATTATTTCTCGCAGCTGGATAAGCCCGGCCTCATCATTGACGTGCGCAACAACAGCGGCGGCAACATCGATTCCATCCTGATTTCGCAACTGATGCGCAAGGCGTGGGCATTCTGGGGCGCGCCCGATGGAACAGGGCAGCAGACCACCAACATGCAGAACGCCTATCGCGGGCACATCGCGGTGCTGATCGACGAGCGCACCTATTCCGATGGCGAGACATTTGCCGCCGCTGTCAAATCGCTGGGCCTCGGCCCGCTGATCGGTACGCGCACGGCGGGCGCCGGCATCTGGCTTTCCGATCGCAACCGGCTCGTCGACAGTGGCGCCGTCCGGATCGCGGAATACGCGCAATATGACATCGACGGAAACTGGATCGTCGAAGGCTACGGCGTTGCACCGGATTTCGTGGTCGAGAACGGGCCGGTCGCCACCTATCAGGGCAGCGATGCCCAGTTGGAGGCAGCTATCGGGCTCCTGCAGCAGCGCATCGCCGAAGATCCGGTCATGCCGCTGAGGCCCCGCCCTCTCAGCCCGCTCGGGACTCCTGCAAGGGACGTGTCGCCGCTCCCGGATTGAGCGGCGACATTAGTCGCTCATTCAGCAGGCTCGCCGGGCTCCCAGCCTTCGGCATAGCGCGCAAACCACGCGAGGATCGCGGAGGCTTTCGCAGCGCTTTGTGACGGCCTTGCGGTGATCGCGTGACTGGCACCGGGAACGCGGATTAGCGTGGTCGGCACTCCTGCGAGCTGGAGCGCGGAATAATACTGCACCGCTTCGCTGACCGGAGTGCGATAATCCTCGCCCCCGACGACCACCAGCGTCGGCGTCTGCACATTGCCGATCAGGGAAAGCGGCGACTGATCCCAGAATTTCTGAGGGTTTTCCCAAGGCCGTGACCCGACCCAGTAGAGCCCGAAATAGCCAGTCCCGTCAGCCGTCAGTGCCTGAGTGGTCCAGTTGATGACCGGTTTCTGTGTCGCGGCGGCCTTGAACCGGTTGGTCTTGCCCACAATCCACGAAGTCAGAACTCCGCCCCCCGAACCGCCAGTGACGAACAGCTTGTCGGGATCGGCAATGCCAAGCTCAATCGCGCGATCAACGATGCTGATCAGGTCGTCAAAATCCTGGCCCGGATAAGCCTTGTCGATCTCCTGAGCGAACCCTTCGCCATAGCTGGTGCTTCCGCGCGGGTTGGCCGACAGAACGGCATAGCCGCTTGCCGCGTAGAGCTGGTTGTCGGTCGAGAAGTGCGGGCCATATGCTGCAAACGGTCCTCCGTGAATCTCAAGGATCAAGGGGACCCGCGTTCCTTCGGTGTAGCCCGGCGGAAGCGTCAACCAGCCCTGCACTTCCTGCCCGTCATGGCTTGACGGGGTCGTGATTGCGCGCACTTCGCCAAGACGCTTGGTCGTGAGCAGGCTTGCATTGAGCCGGGTCAGATAACGCGCATTGCCGCGCTGTGTGACTTTGACCTCGGGCGGGCGGGTCGCAGTGCCGCCTGTGAAAGCGACCGTTCCATTATCGGCGACCGAGAAGCTTCCTCCGGTGTAGGGCCGATCAAGCCCGCCGCCGGAAACGCCTTCGACCACATCGCGGACCGAACCGTCGAGCGACATGCGTGCAACGAAGGTTTCACCGCGCTTGTCGTACTGGACGTAAAGCGCGCGCGAATTGGCGTCCCACTCCATAGCGTCGGGACTGAAATCCCAATCACCGGTCAGCAGCCGCGAATTGCTGCCATCGGCGTTCATCACATAGATTTCTGTCTGCTCGTAAGCGCGTCCCTCATCGTCGAATCCGACATAGGCGATCATCGAGCCATCTGGTGAGACCTGAGCCCCGCTGTCAGGCCCGTCGCGCGTGGTCAGCTGGACAAGCCCCAGCGAGCGCGTATCGACAGACCAGATGTCCGCCTCCACCGGGTCGGTCTGCCAGTTAGGGTTGCGGTTCGAGCTGAAAAACACCCTGGCCTCATCTGCCGACCAGCTCAGCGGTCCGCCATCATGGTTGGGGCCGAAGGTCAGCTGTCGCGGTGCGCCTCCGGTTGCCGGGATGACGAAAATCTTCTGGAAGCCCGGCTTGATCTCACCTGCTCCATCTGCCCTGAAATTCACAAGGTCGGTGATCTGCAGGGCATCGGCCCACGTCGCGCCTTCGGGACGGTTCGATGGCGCGGAACCGAGCGATGGAGCGTTGTCGTCGACCATCATCACGTAAGCGATCTGAGTGCCATCGGGAGACCAGGTGATGTTCATCGGCGAGTTCGGCAGGCCGGTCAGCTTCACCGCTTCGCCGCTGTCCATCCACTTGACCCACAATTGCGCTCCGCCGTTCTGCGTCGAGACATAGGCAACGCGCGATCCGTCCGGTGACCAGCGCGCTCCGAAGGCAGCCCCCTCATTACCCGCAAACGGCCGTTCCTCTCCGCTTGCGACGTCGATCGACCAAAGGCTGTTCACGACCCGGTCGGTCATGATGTCGCTCTGACGGCGGGTGTAGATAATGGTCGATCCGTCGGGACTGATCTGCGGGTCGGTTGCGTATGCAATGTCGAACAGGTCTTCGCCCGTTAGCTGCGAGTTCGGACCGGTTCGCTGCGATCCCTTGCCCGTGACAGAGGCGACAGGCGTGCCATCGCTGGTCTGCGCGTTGAGGACCGCGGGCGGAACGGCAATCAGGGCAAACGCGCCAAGCGCGACAAGGGTTGATCTCATGGTGGGAGGCCTCTTTCTCGGGAGTTGTCGATCCCAAGTGATAAAGGCCCGCGCCATGCGGTCAATCGCGTAGTGAACAGCTGGAAATGGTGACCCCGGCGCGATTCGAACGCGCGGCCCTCAGATTAGGAATCTGATGCTCTATCCGGCTGAGCTACGGGGTCCCGCGCACCGCTTTAGCAGTGCGGGCTGTCCAATCAATTGAGTTCATCAGGTGGAGCAACAGGAAATGGCAGCGGAGCAACCGGCACGCCTTCATCCACCAGTGCCTTTGCCTCTTCAAGGCTCGCCTGCCCGTGGATCGGTGCTTCGTCACGCTCGCCATAATGCATCGCGCGCGATTGGCTGGCGAAATCCTTGCCGACCCACGTGCTGTTCTTGAGCGCCTTTTCCTGCGCCTTTGCGAGCGCGGTCAGGGCCTTTTGAACTTCGGGAGTGATCGGCGTGTTGGACACAGGCTGCGCATCGCCTGATCCGGCGGTCGCGGGGACAGGCATTCTCGCATCTGACGCCGTGTTGCTTTTTGCACCCACCGCAGGAGCCATCGGCGCCTTGCCGACCACGTCCGATCCGCAATGCGGGCAGCTTACAAGGCCGTGGGCCTTTTGATCTTCGTAGTCTGAAGACGAGCCGAACCAGCCCTCGAACCGGTGGCCCGCATCACAGTGGAGGTCGAAAACGATCATAACACTCTTCTAATTGGGAATTTAATTGGGAATTTCGCGGCGGTTAGCAAGGCTCGGCACCTGCGAGCGGACTTCTTTGATACGGGCAAGGTCAATGTCGCAAAAGGCGAGGCCCGGTGCCTCTCCGCCCATATCGAGCAGAACTTCGCCCCACGGATCGACGACTAGGCTGTGGCCATAGGTTTCGCGGCCGTCTTCGTGTTTACCAACCTGTGCGGCGGCGATGACGAAGGCGCTTGCCTCGATCGCGCGGGCGCGCAGAAGCACGTGCCAGTGCGCCATGCCGGTTGGTTTGGTGAAAGCCGCAGGGATAGCAATAGCGTCGCAACGGCGACTGCCAAGCGTCTCAAACAGCGCGGGAAACCGCATGTCGTAGCAGATCGCGAGGCCGAGCCTGCCGAGCGGTGTCTGATCCACGGCAACGACTTTGCGACCAGCTTCGTAAGCGTTGCTCTCTCGCCACGTCTCGCCGGTCGACAATTCCACGTCGAACATGTGAATCTTGTCGTAGGTGACAGGCTCGCTGCCTTCTGCGGAAAAGTAGAATGTTCGATTGGCGAATTTGGCGCTGTCTTGTGCGCCCACCGGTATCGAGCCCACCGCAATGTCGATCGAGTTGTCACGGGCGGCCTTCGCAAGCCGCTCGGCCATGAGTGCGGGCGCATTGCTGGCGATCCAGGGCGCGGCGCGTTTGCGATCACGATCCAGCAATACCGACATTTCAGGCGTGAACAGAACCCCCGCACCGCCCTCGCTCGCCTCTTTGGCGCCGCGCTCTATGGCAGCGCAATTAGCCTCCGGGTCGATCCCCGAAGTCATCTGCAAGACGGCGATCTTGGGCATTCAACCCGCCAGAAGCGCGTCGAGCTTGCCTTCGCGTTCAAGCGCAGCAAGGTCATCGGAGCCACCGACATGAACGTCGCCGATGAAGATCTGCGGCACCGTTCGTGCCGTCGGAGCGCGCTCCATCATCTCTTCACGCTTGGGCCCGCCCATAGTGATGTCGTATTCGTTGAATTCGACGCCCTTCTGCTGAAGCAAATGCTTCGCACGCACGCAGAACGGGCAGGCAAACTTGGTGTACATATCGATTTGCGGTGTGCTCATATCTCAATCCCATTGAGCCCGGCTGAAGGCCCTTGAAAGCGTTTTCGCCAGACTTAACTAGAGTGTGTCGCCCGGTTCCGCCAGTCTTGGGGAACATCCACGGACGACAAAAGCGGGTGCTGCATGAGGCAGGCCTGCACCAGAAACCAAATTGCTCAGACAAAGAGGATTTGAATTATGTCACGTCTCGATTTTACTCCGTATCGCCGTTCGACCGTTGGTTTCGATCGCCTGTTCGACATGATCGAAAACCAGGCCCGGCTGAATTCGGGAGACAATTACCCCCCTTTCAACATCGCTAAGAACGGCGAGGACAACTACCGCATCACTCTCGCGGTTGCAGGTTTCCGCCCGCAGGATATCGACATCACCGCTCAGGCAAACCTGATGGTTATTCAGGGCAAGAAGCGCGACGATGCCGATGAAGGTGCGGAGCTTTTGCATGTCGGAATCGCGAATCGCGGGTTCGAGCGCCGATTCGAGCTTGCTGACTATGTTCGCGTGGACAATGCACAGCTTGCCGATGGCCTGCTTGTGATTGATCTGGTGCGCGAAGTTCCAGACGCGATGAAGCCCAAGAAGATCGCCGTCAATTCCGCGACGACGCTGACCGCGGTGCCTACTGTCGAGGCAGAAGCCGGGTCCGAAAAGTCCGCTGACGCGGCCTGATCCAGACCTCCTGACGGTGGCACAAGGGTTTCGGAGCGATCCATGATCGCATTGAATTCCAAAACCTTGTGGACTTTTCAAAGATGTGGGGGCGGCCTGTAAAGGTCCGCCCCCGCGACACTGAAGTCGCCCCGCTCGACAATGATCATCCGGGTCGCAGAAGATGATCAATGCCGACACGAGCTCGGTGTAGCCAGGCTGCCGATCCATCAAGATCGGGGCGAAGCTGAAACTTTTTCTTGTCCCTCCAGACCCGAACCATGGTGTTAAAAACCCCCGTGATCCGGAGCCTACCCCTTTAGAAAAGCTGTAGGCTTGCGAGTGTCGTAGGGCGCAAATTGGCAGGCACGCAAGGATTAATTGCCAAGCTTGTACGAACACGACACATACCGACGCATTAAGGGTCGTTTCGGGACAACTACGAGGAAATCGGCTTGAAAAGCAGGAGATTTTGCGGGCCCCGCACGGTGCTGCGAAATCCCGAATTCGATACGATGTTTACAAGATATCTTATATCTGCCGCGTCTCTGGATCAGACCAGACGCGATTGTTCCAGAGCAGCGGCAATGAAACCGGCAAACAGCGGATGGGGATCGAACGGCTTGGATTTCAGCTCGGGATGGAACTGGACGCCGACGAACCACGGATGATCGGGACGCTCCACGATTTCGGGCAGCAGACCATCAGGCGACATGCCTGCAAAGACCAGCCCCTGTTTCTCGAGCGGTTCGATGTAAGCGCTGTTGACCTCGTATCGGTGACGGTGACGCTCTGAGATGTGCTCAGCGCCTCCATAGATCGCCGAGGTGTGGCTGTTGCCTGCAAGCTTGGCCTCATAAGCGCCAAGCCGCATCGTACCGCCCAGATCGCCGCCCTCTTCGCGCTGCTGGAGGCCTTCTTCGCTCATCCATTCGCTGATGATGCCGACAACCGGTTCCTTCGTCTCGCCGAATTCGGTCGACGAAGCGTTTTCGAAGCCTGCTTCGCGTGCGCCTTCGATACAGGCCATCTGCATACCGAGGCAGATGCCAAAGAACGGCACCTTGCGCTGACGCGCGAAACGCACGCTGGCGATCTTGCCCTCGCTGCCGCGCTCGCCAAAACCGCCGGGGACGAGGATCCCATGCATCGGCTCCAGCGCAGAGACGATTTCAGCCTCGTCTTCACCCTCGAAGATTTCGGCATCGATCCACTTGATGTTGACCTTGACGCGGTTGGCAAGGCCCCCGTGGACAAGCGCTTCGTTGAGACTCTTGTAAGCGTCTGGCAGGCCGACATATTTTCCAACCACGCCGATCGTGACTTCGCCTTCGGGGTTGAAGTAGCGGTCGGTCACGTCGTTCCAGCGCGAAAGATCGGGCGCAGGCGCGTCGGTAATGCCAAAGCCGCGCAGCACCTCTGCGTCGAGGCCTTCCTCGTGATATTGCAGCGGCACCGAATAGATCGAGGGCGCATCGAGCGCCGGTATGACCGCTTCCATGCGAACGTTGCAGAAATTCGCGATCTTGCGGCGCTCACCCTCTGGGATCGGGTGCTCAGCACGGCACAAAAGGACATCGGGCTTGATCCCAAGCGAGGCAAGCTCGCGCACAGAGTGCTGCGTCGGCTTGGTCTTCAGCTCTCCGGCAGCAGCGATGTAAGGCACCAGCGTCACGTGGACGCTCAATGTCTGGAACGGCTCAAGCTCGTTACGGATCTGCCGGATCGCTTCCATGAACGGCAGGCTTTCGATGTCGCCCACGGTCCCGCCAATCTCGCACAGGATGAAATCATGGTCGTCCTGATCCGCGAGAGCGAATTCCTTGATCGCATCGGTCACGTGCGGAATCACCTGCACGGTTGCGCCCAGATAGTCGCCGCGACGTTCCTTGGCGATGATGTCGCGATAGACGCGCCCGCTGGTAATGTTGTCGCTCTGACGGGCCGACACGCCAGTAAAGCGCTCGTAATGGCCGAGGTCGAGGTCGGTTTCCGCCCCGTCGTCAGTGACATAGACCTCACCGTGCTGATACGGGCTCATCGTGCCCGGATCGACGTTGAGGTAGGGGTCGAACTTACGAATGCGGACCTTGTAGCCGCGCGCCTGGAGGAGAGCAGCAAGCGATGCTGCCATGAGACCTTTGCCAAGCGAGGAGACCACGCCGCCGGTTATGAAAATGTACCGCGCCATGGGAGTTGGGCCTTAATCGTGATGAGGGATTCGAGGCAAGCGAATTGATCGGGTGAAGCCCGTCCAATCCACAAAGCTGTGATGAAACTGGTGTGTGAGCGCGCTTATTCGGCGAGCGGATCGTCGCTGGCAGGCTCTGCGTTCACCGGATTTTCGCCAAGCAGGTATTCGAGATCTGCCGGATCGGACGCAGCGCCATCTGGCGACACGCCCGCAGGCGCACCTTCGCCCAGCAGGTCAGCCGCGCTTGGCGCGTTGACGTCGCGGTCGAGGTCCGAACTCACGTCACCCATGCTCGATTCGCTGACTGCCAACGCGGCAAGAAAGATCGAAAGCGCCACAAAGGCGATGGCCAGCCAGCGGGTCGACTTGGTCAGGAAGTCAGCCGCACCGCGCGCACCCAATGCGCCCGAAGGATTGCCGCCAATACCCAGGCCGCCGCCTTCTGAGCGCTGCATAAGGACAACGCCCACGAGCGCAGCAGCCACGATGGTCTGGATGACAGTGAAGATGATAAAGAGCGACATGATCCCGGCTGTGTTCTTCTGTGTAAAATCGTAAATTGCGAATGCGTTTGCATCGCGCATCTAGGGATGCACGCGCCTCTCGGCAAGTGTGACGCGGATGCTCGCCCTTGCTGCCTTAGACTTCGTCAGCTTCGCCGGCCGCCAGCGCGATCCCCATGAAGCTGTCGGCTGCAAGGCTTGCCCCGCCGACCAGTGCCCCACCCACTTCGGGAGCAGAGAGGATTTCGCCAGCATTTTCAGGCTTAACCGAGCCGCCATAGAGGATACGGACTTCTGCGCCGGCTTCCTCGCCATACATCTTGACCAGCAATGCGCGGATTTCTGCGTGCATCTCGGCAATATCTTCGACCGTTGCCGTTTTGCCCGTGCCAATCGCCCAGATCGGTTCATATGCGACAGCCAGCTTTTCGGCGGCATCTTCGATCTCGTCGGGAAGCGATGCCTTAAGCTGCTTCTTCACGAATGCGACCGCCTTGCCCGCGTCGCGCGTCTGCTCGCTTTCGCCGCAGCACAGGATGATGCGCAGACCGGCAGCAAGCGCCGATTCGGCCTTGGCGCGCACGGTTGCGTCTCTTTCGCCGTGGTTCTGCCGCCGCTCGGAGTGGCCGAGGATTACGAATTTCGCGCCCGCATCGGCAATCATCGCAGCGGAAATGTCGCCGGTATGCGCGCCGCCATCTTCGTGATGACAATCCTGCGCACCCACGGCGATCTGCTCTGCCTCGCGATGAATCGGATGGATCAGCGTATATGGCGGCGCCAGCGCCACTTCGACTTTCATATGCCGCTGAGCGGCGCGGTCGATCGCGCGCGCTTCTGAGAGCATGGCGCGGGTGCCGTGCATCTTCCAGTTTCCAACGATATAGGGCCGCTGGGACATCAAGTAATCCTGTCTATGGTGAAGCTTGAATTCGAATCTTGGTTGACCCGATTTAGGGTCAGGGGGCTGGGTCGGCTAGCGGAGGCGCAAGATTTAGTCAAAAGCTCCGCCAACCTGTTGCCGGGAGGTCGCAGGGCCGATAAAGCGCTGAACTCTCCCCGGTCGAGGTTTGGGCGCGCGCCTGCCAGCCCTTTGCCCCGGACCGAGCCACAATTGCTTTATCCACCGCCACAAGGGCAAGTTTCGCGCGCATTTTCGCCAACGCGATCACACAAAACCGGAAGCCAACAAGAATGATTTCGCTGTTTCGCAACTTCTTCCAGTCGAAAATTGGCCTGCCAATCTTCATCGGGTTCCTCGTGCTGGTTGCCCTTGCCTTCGCAGCTTCGGACATTTCGGGGTCCGCGACCTTTGGCGGGCTGACAGGTGACGACAAGGTCGCGGTCGTGGGCGGCGAACCGATCAGCAGCAACGAGATGAGCGGCGCAATGAACAACGCGCTGGACCGTGCGCGCGAGCAGAACCCGACGATCACGATGCCTCAGCTTGTTGCGAACGATGGCCTCAATCGCGAGCTTGAGCTGCTGATTGATCGGTATGCGATTGGCCAGTTCGCTCAGAAATACGGCCTGCGCGCGGGCGATAATCTGGTAAACAGCGAGATCCTGCAGATCGGCGCGTTCCGC includes these proteins:
- the tpiA gene encoding triose-phosphate isomerase, encoding MSQRPYIVGNWKMHGTRAMLSEARAIDRAAQRHMKVEVALAPPYTLIHPIHREAEQIAVGAQDCHHEDGGAHTGDISAAMIADAGAKFVILGHSERRQNHGERDATVRAKAESALAAGLRIILCCGESEQTRDAGKAVAFVKKQLKASLPDEIEDAAEKLAVAYEPIWAIGTGKTATVEDIAEMHAEIRALLVKMYGEEAGAEVRILYGGSVKPENAGEILSAPEVGGALVGGASLAADSFMGIALAAGEADEV